Proteins from one Flammeovirgaceae bacterium genomic window:
- a CDS encoding DUF1573 domain-containing protein has protein sequence MRKSGVLFLLLLLSAAGFAQVAASNGNDAAASNLAVFNWEATVHDFGKIKQGVPVTHEFTFTNTGKTPLVITNVQASCGCTTPAWSKDPIPPGGKGFIKATYNAASMGGFNKTVTVMANVENGFKQLSIKGEVVQE, from the coding sequence ATGAGAAAATCAGGAGTATTGTTTTTATTGCTTTTATTATCGGCTGCAGGCTTTGCACAGGTGGCGGCCTCCAATGGCAACGATGCGGCAGCATCAAACCTGGCCGTTTTCAACTGGGAAGCCACCGTCCATGATTTTGGCAAGATCAAACAGGGCGTTCCAGTCACGCACGAATTTACCTTCACCAACACCGGCAAAACACCGCTGGTCATCACCAATGTGCAGGCATCGTGCGGGTGCACCACGCCTGCCTGGTCCAAGGACCCTATCCCTCCCGGGGGAAAAGGTTTTATAAAGGCCACTTACAATGCCGCCAGCATGGGGGGCTTTAACAAAACCGTTACGGTCATGGCCAATGTGGAAAATGGCTTTAAACAACTTTCCATCAAGGGCGAAGTCGTCCAGGAATAA
- a CDS encoding GHKL domain-containing protein yields MSRNSLRIVIVLAAISIIGIAVTQIYWVGRALDIRENQFNRDVNTALSNVAARVSEINKAPAPATNPVNQLSTNYFVVAVNDVVDAGLLEFLLVSEFEKKNIRADFEYGVYDCSDKCMVYGKFVSSKPDRKLANMTDLPTWDEEGYYFGVQFPFLQANLLSQMGIWGFSSAVLLVVVLFFIYTLLAILKQKRLSEVQKDFINNMTHEFKTPIATIAISSEVLKSPGISSEPDRLLKYATVIKNESHRLKQQVDRVLQMAQLDEKKIDLSLGPIDGHEWLTGIAQNCSLAMKVREGGIGLQLNAVQCRIKGDKLHLTNVVNNLIDNAVKYNNDPVPRIHIRTYNKKGRFCLEVEDNGIGIAPENHDRVFERFYRVPTGNVHNVKGFGLGLNYVKLIVEAHKGSISLDSTPGKGTTFKISLPLYER; encoded by the coding sequence GTGAGCAGGAATTCACTAAGGATCGTCATTGTTTTGGCCGCTATCAGCATAATTGGCATTGCGGTCACGCAAATCTATTGGGTGGGCAGGGCGTTGGACATCCGCGAAAACCAATTCAACCGGGACGTGAACACCGCCCTCAGCAACGTGGCCGCAAGGGTCTCCGAAATCAACAAGGCCCCGGCCCCGGCCACCAACCCCGTCAATCAGTTGTCCACCAACTATTTTGTGGTGGCGGTAAATGATGTGGTGGATGCCGGCTTATTGGAGTTCCTGCTGGTGAGCGAATTTGAAAAGAAAAACATCAGGGCGGACTTTGAGTATGGCGTGTACGATTGCAGCGACAAGTGCATGGTGTACGGAAAGTTTGTTTCTTCCAAGCCCGACAGGAAATTGGCCAACATGACGGATTTGCCTACCTGGGATGAGGAAGGATATTACTTTGGTGTACAATTCCCTTTTCTTCAGGCCAACCTCCTGAGCCAGATGGGCATATGGGGTTTTTCCTCGGCAGTATTGCTCGTTGTGGTGCTCTTTTTTATTTATACCCTCCTGGCCATACTAAAGCAAAAAAGGCTATCGGAGGTACAAAAGGACTTCATCAACAACATGACCCACGAGTTCAAAACCCCCATCGCCACCATTGCCATTTCTAGTGAAGTACTCAAAAGCCCCGGCATTTCCAGTGAACCCGACCGCCTCCTGAAGTATGCAACAGTGATCAAAAACGAAAGCCACAGGCTAAAACAACAAGTGGACCGTGTCTTGCAAATGGCCCAACTGGACGAAAAGAAAATCGACCTAAGCCTGGGGCCCATTGATGGCCATGAATGGCTAACGGGCATCGCGCAAAACTGTTCACTGGCGATGAAGGTCAGGGAAGGGGGCATAGGGCTGCAATTGAATGCGGTGCAATGCCGTATCAAGGGCGACAAACTACACCTCACCAATGTGGTCAACAACCTGATCGATAATGCCGTCAAGTACAACAACGACCCTGTGCCCAGGATACACATCAGGACATACAATAAGAAAGGAAGGTTTTGCCTTGAGGTGGAGGACAACGGGATAGGCATCGCCCCGGAAAACCACGACAGGGTTTTTGAGCGTTTCTACCGGGTGCCAACGGGCAATGTCCACAACGTAAAGGGCTTTGGCCTGGGCCTCAATTATGTAAAGCTCATAGTGGAGGCCCACAAGGGCAGCATCTCCCTTG